The following is a genomic window from Kiloniellales bacterium.
CCGCCAGGTTAGGCAGATCCTGCAGGATCGGATCGCCAGCGGTGACTGGCCGCCGGGTTCGCTCCTGCCGGCCGAGCCCAAGCTGGCGGAGTCGCTCGGCGTCAGCCCGGGCACGGTCAGGAAGGCGCTCGACTCCCTCGCCCTCGAGCGCCTCGTCGTGCGCCAACAGGGCCGCGGCACCTTCGTCGCGGCCCAGACGCCGGACAGCTCGCTGTTCCGCTTCTTCAGCGTGGTCGGCGAGGACGGCGAACAGGCGATTCCCGACAGCCGGGAGCTCGGCCGCGAGGTCGGCGCCGCCACCACCGAGGAACGGCGCCGGCTGGCCCTGAGCGGCCGCGCCCGGGTGCTCCGGCTCGACCGGGTGCGCCCCCTGGCGGGCCGCGACGCGCTGGTCGAGCGGGTCGTCCTGCCGCTCGCACTCTTCCCCGGGCTGGAGCGGGAGGAGAGCCTGCCCAACACGCTCTACGACCACTATCAGCACCGCTACGGCATTACGATCAGGCGCGCCGACGAGACCCTGCGCGCGGCATCGGCCGGCGGCCGGGTCGCCCGGGTGCTCGGCATCAAGCCCGGCACACCGCTCTTGGCGATCGACCGCGTGGCCATCAGCTTCGACGACAAGCCGGTGGAATGGCGGGTGAGCCTGCTGGACACCCGGTTCTTCGCCTACCGCAACGTGCTGCGGTAAAGACCAAACAACACGCCCACCCAAAGAAAAAGGCCCCGGGCATCCTGCGCCGGGGCCGAAGGTGTCCAGACAGGGAGATCTAGATTTCGCCTGCTTTCATCTGCTGGGCGATGTGGTCCGCCTGGCGGATCGCCAAGGACACGATGGTCAGCGTCGGGTTCTCCGCGCCGCCCGTGGTGAACTGGCTGCCGTCCGAGATGAAGAGGTTCTTGATGTCGTGGGTCTGGCCGAAAGCGTTGCAGACGCCGTCGGCGGCCTTGGCGCTCATACGGCAGGTGCCCAGGTTGTGGGTCGAGGGATAGGGCGGCGTCTCGACCACCCGCTTCGCCCCGACCGCCTCGTAGACCGCCGAGCCCTGCTTGTAGGCATGGTTGCGCATGGCCACGTCGTTCGCGTGGTCGTCGAAGTGGACGTTGGGCACCGGAAGGCCGAACTGGTCCTTCTCGCTGGCGTGCAGCGTGATGGCGTTCTTCTCCTGCGGCATGTCCTCGCCGACCAGCCACATGCCGGCCATGTTCTCGTACTCGTCCATGGCTGCGGTGAAGTCGGCGCCCCAGGCCCCGGGGTTGAGAAAGGCCGCCATGAAGGGCAGGCCGAGAGAGAGGGTCTCCATCTCGTAGCCGCCGACAAAGCCACGGCTCGGGTCGTTGACCGACTCGTC
Proteins encoded in this region:
- a CDS encoding GntR family transcriptional regulator; its protein translation is MSASEESGAAAPRFEPLYRQVRQILQDRIASGDWPPGSLLPAEPKLAESLGVSPGTVRKALDSLALERLVVRQQGRGTFVAAQTPDSSLFRFFSVVGEDGEQAIPDSRELGREVGAATTEERRRLALSGRARVLRLDRVRPLAGRDALVERVVLPLALFPGLEREESLPNTLYDHYQHRYGITIRRADETLRAASAGGRVARVLGIKPGTPLLAIDRVAISFDDKPVEWRVSLLDTRFFAYRNVLR